GATATCTTTCTGATTGCCATAGAGCATTCATGGTTCGTTGTGGGAGAGATAAACTACAGAGGATTTTGGGGGCAGTAAAACGGGTTTTTGGGACAGATGAAATTTACAAAGATCTGCTCAGGATTGGATGGCTTCTGCAGCGCATTTCGGAAAATATTGTTACTCCGGAAGTGTCTCGATTTTCATTCGTTCGGAAAAAAGTCCTTAGTTTTTTGGATGAGGTACATTTTGATGAACATGTGGAACACATTGAGGCCGAGTTTCAAAAACTCAACAGGTGGTTAAATGAAGACATTATTACCATCGCCACGGTAACTGCAATTGTAGTCGCCATTTTGGGAGTTGTTGTCGCAATAGTTAGTGGGCTTTTTCCTGGTGATTGGAAGGATTCCCTACTATGTGTTGTAAAGGCCTTCGGGGATTGTGAAAGTCTAGTAGACAATGGAATTCATTGATAGTGAGAATTTATTGTGAGGTATGTATTAATTGGGAAAAAATGTCACAATTCCTCGGAGCCCATCATCAGGCGTGCTCGTCAAAGTAGAAAATATTTTTGAACGAAGCTAGGGGTTAATCTTGGGGCATGGTTGTCCTTCCGGCAAGAGGTTGGAAAAAAATGGCGGTGCTTTTCCGCTATACGTTTTGGGAGAGGTCAGCAAGTCGCCCTCTGCGGAAAAATACGATTGGCTTAATACCGGGCGTTGGGGATCGTCGGTGTAGGATGCTTCAAAGGAAAAGACTATCCTGCCGTCGGGGAGCAGGGTTAAAGCCCCGACGCGACGTTCATTCAAGATAAATATCCAGCACGCCCGTCATGCGAGTTCCTCTTCATCACTTTGGGATACGGTATCCGGCTGCCAGGCGGGTTTCTTGGTAT
This DNA window, taken from Nitrospiraceae bacterium, encodes the following:
- a CDS encoding HipA N-terminal domain-containing protein, which produces MNERRVGALTLLPDGRIVFSFEASYTDDPQRPVLSQSYFSAEGDLLTSPKTYSGKAPPFFSNLLPEGQPCPKINP